From the Streptomyces sp. NBC_00390 genome, the window ACGGCACGGCCTGCGAGGCGTCGAGGAAGATCTTCCTCCAGGCGTCCCGCATCGGCTTCAGCTCGCGGAACCGCTTGCCCGCGTCCCGGTGCAGCGCCTTCTGGAAGAACGCGACGAGCCCGTCCCGTACGGCCGGGTCGAAGGCCTCGGCCGCGATGGTCGGGTACGGCCACTCCTTCTGGTCCGTCATCCGCGGCAGTACGGATCCGTCGCCCCACTTGGGCAGTTCGCCGGACGCCATCTGATGCAGGGTGACGGCCACGGCGTACCGCTCGGCGTGGGAGTCGTACGAGCCGCGGGTCAGGATGCCGGCGAACGGGTCGAGGTAGCCCTCCGTGCCCGCCTCGACCTCCTTCGCCGGGTATCCGGCGAGCGAGAAGTCGATCAGCACCAGCTCGCGGGTGCGGTTGGGGCGGACGCGAATCGCGATGTTGTCCGGCTTGATGTCGCGGTGCCAGACGCCCTCGCCCTCCAGGAAGTCGACGGCGCCGAAGAGATAGTCGCCGTACGCTTCCAGCTGGTCGATCGGGAGCCGGCCACTCTCGCGGAGCTGGCGGGCGACGGTCTCCTCGCGGCGGCGACTCCGCGAACTGCCCTCGGCTGTCTCGGTGTTGTCATCGCGTTCGTCGCCGACGTACTCCAGGGCAAGGACCGTACGGCCCGCGATGGTGAGCGGCTCCGGCTCGACGAGGCGGATGATGCCCGAGTCGGGACGCAGCCGCCCCATGACCTCGGCCTCGCGGGCGAGGATCTCGCCGCGGTTGTCGGAGAGCGCCACCTTGAGCACGGCCAGCGGGCGCGTCTTCTTCACATCGGCCTGGAGGTCGCGTACGAGGAAGGCGCGGCTGGTCGAACCCGTGCCCAGCCGGCGCCGGACCTCCCAGCGGCGGTCGAGCACATCGCCGGCGACCGCTTCGAGGGGGTCCTTCTCGGGGGCGTCGGGGGTGGTGGCGGACGCGGGAGCCGTGAGGGAGTCCTCGACGATCTCCAGCATTTCCAGGAATTCGTCGACCGTGGACAGACGCTGCTGCGGCCGGTACGCGGTGGCGGCCTGCACCAGGTCGTCGATGTCCTCGGACAGACCATCCACGAGGGAGCTGGGACGCAGGCCCTCCCCCGCTTCCAGACGGGCCAACAGTTCAGCCTGGCTCGCTGCCGGGGCCTTGCCCGTGACCAGTAGATAGGTGAGGACTCCGAGCCCGTACACATCCAGATATACGGGGTCGGCGTTGAGCGCGGTCAGCTCGGGTGCGAGGTAGGCGTCGGACTCCTCGCTGAGGTGCATGGCCGACAGGGCGGTCGGCGCGAACCCCGATATGCCTGGTCCCTGGCCCTGGGACGAATCGCTGCTGCGCTGGGTGGCGATCTGCCAGTCGGAGACCTGGAGGTGCGGGGTGAGCCAGGCCGCCTCCTCCTCCACGGTCTCCCCCCGCCGACCCCGTCGGCGGGACAAGACGAGCACGGAACGGGCGGCGAGGGCCCGGTGGTATATACGGCTGGAGTGCGCCGACCGCATCGTCTCGGCGAGTTGCCGTACGAGCGCCATCCGGCCGAGTATGTCGAGCTTCTGCCCGAACCGGACCAGATACTCGTCCAGCTTCAAGGTCTGGGGCTGGTAGTCGAAGATCAGGGCGGGTCCCGCGGAGTGCCCGGACGGGTCGTACTGCTTGAGCTGCACTGCGCCCGGGTGACGGAAGCGGCGCAGGACCGCCGCTTCACGCCGGGCGGCGCTTTCCACGGACCGGCGGATCGAGGCGTCCGAGCCGCGTTCCCGTAGGTAGATGCGGACACGGGCATGCTCGGGCAGCTCGCTGTGGCGGGCCAGGTAGTCGGCCCAGGTCGGCCCGGAGTCGAAGGACTTACGCTCCAGCTCGTACGGCCCGACCTTGTACTCGGCGTCGCTGCGGCGGATGCCGACCCGTTCGAGCGCGGTCTTGATCTCACGGGAGCCGACCGCAGTGATCCGGCGCCGCTCGTCACGCGGCGGCCGCTTCAGCATCTCGACCAGTTCGGAGACCGTGTACACGCCGTTCTGGTCGTGGGCGGGCAGCCGCACGCGCAGCGAGTTGTCGGTGAAGCAGACCGCCTCGCCGACCCACACGCGCTTGCCGTTCTGGCCGAGCAGGCCGGCCAGTTCCTTGGCCTTCTTGTTGACCAGGTGCAGCGGGTTGCCGTGCGTGCGTCGGTAGCCGCCGGGCGTGGTCTGCACCCAGGTGCCGTTCTCGGAGGTGATCGAGCCGTGCCAGTCCTTCAGCTCGATCACGTACACACCACCGGGGGCAACGACGAGCAGATCGACCTCGCGGACATGCCCGGTGTTCGCGGTGAACGTGAAGTTCGACCAAGCCCGCCACGGGTCGGAGTCCTGGAGTCTCTCGCGAATGGCCTCCAGGCCGCGGCGTTCGTGATCGAACTCGGACTCGGTGACCGTCGTCCACCGGCCTACCCGCATGCACTGTCCCCGCTCATCGATCCGCCGTTCGGGCATCCGGGGACCACCCGCCTCGGAGGACCGAACCCCCTTACAGATCCTAGTGGTTGGGAGATGAGTAGGGAATACGAAGATCCGAAGAGTGGGAGACCGGAACCGTGCGGCAAGCGCTCTGAGCTCTTGCCGCGAGCCTCAAGACCGCAGGCGGATCAGAGGTTGGCGTATCCGACGAAATCGGCCCAAGCCGCCTGCGATACCGAGAAGCACGGCCCGTCCTTCTCCTTGGAGTCACGGACGTGGACGGCCTCGGGTCGGCACGCGACTTCCACGCAGCTGTCACCCTCGGAACCGCTGTAGCTGCTCTTGAACCAGTTCAGCTCGTCGGTGGTGCACATAGCGTTCCTCTCATCCGCTTCAACAGGTCCGCCGAGTCCGCCGGGGGCAGGGCCTGTGAGCGCATCTTGGCATAGCGCATCTGCAGCACGCTGACCGCTTTCGGGTCAGTGATCAGCTGTCCCGTCTTCTGTCCCTCCGAGTAGCCGAGCCACTTGTTGTCCGGCGTCTCCAGAAGCTGCATCGGGCCGTCCGAACCGGCGTGGTGCGGCTGCCGCAGTGGCATGATCTGCAGCTCGACGTTCCACAACTCGGCCTGGGCGATGAGGTGGTCGAGGAGTTCCCGCGTGACGTCCTCGCCGCCGGTGTACCGCAGCAGCACCGACTCCTCGACGATGAAGTTGAACGCGATCGGCGGCCTGCGGCTCAGCAGCTCTTGCCGCTCCATGCGTACGGCGATGCGCTCCGTCACCTCCTCCTCGGTGGGCGGCGGCGGGACGTTGAGCATCACGGCGCGTGTGTAGGCCTCGGTCTGAAGCAGACCGGGCACCACCCGGCACTCGTACGTACACAGACTGACCGCTGTCGCCTCCAGTTGCGCCCACAACCGGAACCACGCCGCCAGGCCCGGCCGACGCGACACATGCCGGGCCACCGCCCGCAGCACGCCGAACGAGTCCAGGGACTCCTCGGCCCGCTCGATGAAGTGGGCGGTCGGCATTCGCCGGCCCTGCTCGATCGACGCGACCGAGGCGATCGAGTAGTTCAACCGCTCGGCGAGCTGCTCCTGCGTCAGTAAGGCCCGTTCCCTAAAGATTTTCAATGCCGCCCCGAACGCCTTGAGGCTGTCGGACTGTTCGGGTGCACTGCTGATGCTCGCCATGGGCGGCGACCCCCTCGTCGCGCTCGTCGCACTCCTTGCATCGTTACAACGAGTCCACGGTCGCCTGGGGTTACTCGTACAGTCCAGAGAGTGAGCCGGTACAAGGATCAGGAGTACGAGTGGGCCTGCCCGAGCCTCGCAGGGCAGCACGTACACGCCACGATTCACTTCCCCTATTCGACGTCCCCCGGAATGGATGAAGCGCTAGCGTCGTCAACGATTGCGCCGACCCGATGTGTCGGCGAACGCCAGGCAGGTGGGGGCCAGCATGACGAGCAAAGCAGCGACGGACTCCAACGGCCGTGGAATCTTCGACGACTTCGGGGCCTTCCATTCGCCGACCACAGCAGACTTCACCACGGTCCTGACGAGTGGGTTGGTCGCGACCGACGCGAACGTGTTGCTCAACCTCTACCGGTACACGGAGCAAGCTCGCGCCGATCTTCTCGGAGCGCTTCACTCCCTGGGCGACCGCCTGTGGATCCCTCACCAGGTGCTTCTGGAGTTCTGGCGGAATCGGGAGACGACGATCTCGGATGCCCGGTCGACCAGTACGAAGGCCGCGCAGGAGATGAGCGGGCACTCCGCACAAGCCATACAGACACTGCGGACCTGGGCGAATCGCGTCGCTTTGAGCGATGAAGAGTTCGATGAACTCCGTGACCGCTTGACCGAAATCTTCGACGAGACGCGGAAGAAGATCGCCGAGGTCGGTGAAGGTGAGTGGCAGAGCATCACCCATGACACGGGGGCCGATCCCGTGGTCAACATTCTGAAACGAGCACTCGACGGCAGAGTCGGCGCACCGTTCGTCCTCGATGAAGTCCCCAAGCTCGTGGAGAGGGGGAAGGAACGCGTCAAGCTCCGTGTTCCACCTGGCTACATGGATGCCAAGAAGGACGGTGACGGCCCCGTCGGGGACTTCTTCGTGTGGGAACAACTGCTGCGCGAAGCCGCTCGACGCCGCTGCGACGTTCTCTTCGTCACTGCGGACGCCAAGGAGGACTGGTGGAGGAAGGAACGCGGGATCAATCGCGGCCCTCGTCCCGAACTGACAGCGGAGTTGCGAGCCCGGGCCGGCAGTCGGCTCTTTCTCTTGACGCCCAAGCAGTTCCTGGAGGCCGCTGCTCCCATCCTGCAGTTCAGCCTCCAAGCCGACTCGGTCAAGGACATCGAACGCGTCGAGAGCATCGAGGCTGAGGACACACACGGGGGATGGACCGCCACGGCTCTGGATGAGCTTTTCCGCGGGCTCACCTATGAGGGCTACGGTGATCGCGTTGAAGTCATCCGCTACGCGGCTGAGATGGACGGGCACATTGAAGCTGTGTCCGTGTACGACATCTGTGACTATGACGACGACCGCAGCCTCAGGGGCTTCACCAAACCGGTCAAGCGGATCAGCAGCAACCTGCAAAGGCAAGGGCTCCTCCCGGATCACGCGGTACCGGTGCTCAAGGCTGAATACAGGAACGGGCCAGGCCGGGCCTCCGGCTTCAGTGTCCACCCTCTGGTTGTCCCGCTCGTCAACGACCCGACGGATGACGCGGAGGAGTAGCGAGTCCCTCAGGGCATCCATGCATCGTGGAACTACCGGATGAGAGATGGGTTCTGGCCCATCTCTTGTCTGGATCTTGATGCCAACGTCTGTTCAGGTGATGGCAACTGATCAGTGCATTAGAGTCGTTGGCGCTGTGCTGCTCCCCAGGAGTGCTAGGCGGCGTTCAGGTGCCGGTCCTCGGCCGTGACTGACGAGTGGTTTCCATCGCGTGACTTCACGTGGTGTGGGTGCGGATGCCCGGTAGGGCCGTCCCTGCCATTCCCAGCTCACGCCAAGGAGTGGTCACGCATGAACCCCGTTGAGTACGCGCCGGCACGTCGTCACAGGCTCCGCAGGATCCTGAACGACATCGCCGTAGGAATCGTCGCCAATCTCATGGTGGCGGCTCTGACGGCGGCAGCGAACCTGCTCTTCTGAGGCAGGTAGGTGGCGGGCCTGGGAGGGCCCGCCACTCCCTAACTGGCTGAGCTGCGTCAGAACAGCCGCAGCTCGGGCTCCGGCGGGCCGGGCTTCTTGCGGTTCCTTCGCGTGCGCTTGGCCCCTCGTGCTCGAGGGCGCGGTAGGTGCGGCACGCGCGCCTCCCTCGGAAGGTTCTCCCAGGTCGGGCGCAGCCCATGGATCTCGACCTTCCCCACCAACTTTTTCAGGTATCTCCGGGTCTCCTCGTCCGTGGAATAGAGCACTGTCGCACGGCTCGCTCGCGTCATCAGCACGTGGTAGGCGTGGCGCACGAGCCGTGCGAACTCCGCGTCGTCGACACTGCCGGCCTTGACCTTCGGATCGAACGAACCAGGCAGTCCGACACGCTTGACGTCCGAGTCCTCAAGTTTGCGCTCCTTTCCCCGGCGGAACACCCATCGCCCGTCACGGCGCACCATGTCGTCGCCCATGATCACTCCGCACCAGTCCCATTCGAGGCCCTGAGCTGTGTAGACACAGCCGATCTGACCGAGCCCGTTCGGGTGCACGGACCAGATCCTCGAAGGCGGCGCATCGTTCTCGCAGAACGACTCGCTGTCCGCATTCCACGGCCGGTGCCAATCGCCGATGCGGACGTCGGCCTCCAACCTCTTCTCCTCGCCGAGGGGCTTGGTCCAAGGCCAGCAGTAGCCCGCGACCATCCGCGCAGACGCCCCGGCAAGTGCCTCGGAACGGATGATCCGTTCCAGCTCTTCCGGCGTCTCCGCCACTTCGACATGCATCAGGCCGTCCGGCTTCCAGTCGTCCGGCTCGCCAGAAACCCCGAGCAGGGCACGTACCCAACGGATGTAGGCGTCACTCCCGCCACATCGGAACTGCTCGCGAAGACCGAAGGGCTTGAGCAGTGCGCCGTGCCGCTGCGCGGCGTCCTTGATCAGTTCGACAGTGCCGACCTCGTTCGGCCGCACGGACTGCCCTTCGTCAAGGAAGAAGACGGTCAGACGGGACGCATTCAGGAGCTCGTCGACCTGAGGTTGTGTGCCTTGTTGCTCGGGCTTCCAGAAACGGCTGGTCGAGCGGTCCCGCAGGCGGTGGGCCTCGTCGCAGATGAGAACGTCGAGCGGCGGGTCGGGGGGCGTCACGAAGCTGCTGAAGTACGTGAACGTTTCTCTGAACTCGCGGTCCCCGTATCCGACGTGCTCCTGGATCGCGCCGTTGAAGGCCCTGCTGCCACTGGCGTACTTCACCGTCCGGCCCTGCGACTCCAGCTCGGCCTTGATCTGGAGGCCGATGGCGCTCTTACCGGTCCCGGCACCTCCGGTCACCAGAAACACCACACGCCGCTCGTCCGGCACGAGGGCAGGGTGCCGGGGATCCGGCAGGACATTCGCGGCTGTTTCCAGGATCTGATCGGCGACCGCCTTCTGGCGTCCACGCAACGTGAACACGGTGTCGTCACCCCGTGCCCAGATCATCGCGTCGAGCAGAGGTGTGTTCCGCAGTCCCATCCCCCGCATGAGCTTCTCGGCCGCAGAGGCGGCTCCCTCCTCTGCGAAGGCTTTTCGCAGATTGGATCGCAGGTCCTCACGACGGTCGTTCGTGTACACCTGTGCGTACGGGCCGGTCGGTGCATCGACGTCGAGAAGAGGCCGGACGGAGTCCTCGGTGGCATTGTGCAGAAAGGCGAAGCCGCCGCATTCGAAGTCGGTGTCGGCCCCGACCAACGGCCCCCTGCTGCCGGTGAATGCCTCGTAGTACTCGCGAAGCTGCAGGACCGGATGCTCCTTCTTGTCCATCCCGGACGTACGGACCCAGTCCGCGGTGGCCTGTTCCACGCGCGTCACCGTCGACCAGCGCTTCAGTTCAACGAGCTGCACGGACATGTGCTGCTCCTGCGGGTGACGACCCACGAGCACGACGTCGATGAGCCGAGGTCCATCCGGACGGTCCGCTTCGTCGAGCGTGACGGCGCACTCGACGATCATCTCCACGTTGCCGCGATCGGCGGCAACCAGTTCCGTGGCCAAGCTGACCAGGCTCTCCGCCCACGCCGCACGCTCCGACTCCGAAGCGTCCGCACCACGAAAGTGCCGCCACCTGGCGGCCAGGTGCGGC encodes:
- the pglW gene encoding BREX system serine/threonine kinase PglW translates to MRVGRWTTVTESEFDHERRGLEAIRERLQDSDPWRAWSNFTFTANTGHVREVDLLVVAPGGVYVIELKDWHGSITSENGTWVQTTPGGYRRTHGNPLHLVNKKAKELAGLLGQNGKRVWVGEAVCFTDNSLRVRLPAHDQNGVYTVSELVEMLKRPPRDERRRITAVGSREIKTALERVGIRRSDAEYKVGPYELERKSFDSGPTWADYLARHSELPEHARVRIYLRERGSDASIRRSVESAARREAAVLRRFRHPGAVQLKQYDPSGHSAGPALIFDYQPQTLKLDEYLVRFGQKLDILGRMALVRQLAETMRSAHSSRIYHRALAARSVLVLSRRRGRRGETVEEEAAWLTPHLQVSDWQIATQRSSDSSQGQGPGISGFAPTALSAMHLSEESDAYLAPELTALNADPVYLDVYGLGVLTYLLVTGKAPAASQAELLARLEAGEGLRPSSLVDGLSEDIDDLVQAATAYRPQQRLSTVDEFLEMLEIVEDSLTAPASATTPDAPEKDPLEAVAGDVLDRRWEVRRRLGTGSTSRAFLVRDLQADVKKTRPLAVLKVALSDNRGEILAREAEVMGRLRPDSGIIRLVEPEPLTIAGRTVLALEYVGDERDDNTETAEGSSRSRRREETVARQLRESGRLPIDQLEAYGDYLFGAVDFLEGEGVWHRDIKPDNIAIRVRPNRTRELVLIDFSLAGYPAKEVEAGTEGYLDPFAGILTRGSYDSHAERYAVAVTLHQMASGELPKWGDGSVLPRMTDQKEWPYPTIAAEAFDPAVRDGLVAFFQKALHRDAGKRFRELKPMRDAWRKIFLDASQAVPSSHRSRHPETGETAAAVIAEAEPETAEQQRDRLAAEVQRDTPLSVAGLTGAAESFLYGLGVTTVGELLDYSRRKLVNAPGLGAKTRNEVQRRQREWGEKLREAPVSPLTPKGRAEAKEELEQLTAAESALAGTLATSDAAGGLSARTLRSISLDTLATIFVPAINNNGSNRNKAEMVRLLLRLPNEHGVLPDIGVWPRPKDVADGVGVTSQRISQMLMEERKRWKGHAAVQALRTEILELLAGMGRVASAAEITDALAVRRGTQLVEREQRRALALAAVRAVVEVEELVPDEAEFQHQANRKATEEALGAGLLALDVREEDAPDTPTAPGLLDYAMRLGRTADRLAKLDTLPTAATVLAELGVLTVPPGTIDWDERRMVELAAAASVNAAATPRLEVYPRDLSLVRALRLTQAGLVRLIPGVPEGRQPGLTGDDVHERVRARFPELVVPDGRGGASHELPTGGPLTKALRDAGFDLSLSTREDTRTLRYLPTRMDHASSYLTSGVWRQSTHGGSVTRYADDPQLAGAVRAEERLLASARRDGYRVLTVPQRLSRDAVKELGGKRFGASVVSVTELFLEAMHGLVASGTKPTWETLLKADVAEAGSRGAMKFAEYARTAWGAVEPRVRELLLSSGTGPVLLTEAGVFARYGAMGVLDRLAEAARQGGRGLWLLVPQGDPSREPRLGQVAVPYQAGLGEWIQLPDTWVGNAHRGSGEGFLGLAGREGDAK
- a CDS encoding DUF397 domain-containing protein is translated as MCTTDELNWFKSSYSGSEGDSCVEVACRPEAVHVRDSKEKDGPCFSVSQAAWADFVGYANL
- a CDS encoding helix-turn-helix domain-containing protein, which encodes MASISSAPEQSDSLKAFGAALKIFRERALLTQEQLAERLNYSIASVASIEQGRRMPTAHFIERAEESLDSFGVLRAVARHVSRRPGLAAWFRLWAQLEATAVSLCTYECRVVPGLLQTEAYTRAVMLNVPPPPTEEEVTERIAVRMERQELLSRRPPIAFNFIVEESVLLRYTGGEDVTRELLDHLIAQAELWNVELQIMPLRQPHHAGSDGPMQLLETPDNKWLGYSEGQKTGQLITDPKAVSVLQMRYAKMRSQALPPADSADLLKRMRGTLCAPPTS
- a CDS encoding PIN domain-containing protein, yielding MTSKAATDSNGRGIFDDFGAFHSPTTADFTTVLTSGLVATDANVLLNLYRYTEQARADLLGALHSLGDRLWIPHQVLLEFWRNRETTISDARSTSTKAAQEMSGHSAQAIQTLRTWANRVALSDEEFDELRDRLTEIFDETRKKIAEVGEGEWQSITHDTGADPVVNILKRALDGRVGAPFVLDEVPKLVERGKERVKLRVPPGYMDAKKDGDGPVGDFFVWEQLLREAARRRCDVLFVTADAKEDWWRKERGINRGPRPELTAELRARAGSRLFLLTPKQFLEAAAPILQFSLQADSVKDIERVESIEAEDTHGGWTATALDELFRGLTYEGYGDRVEVIRYAAEMDGHIEAVSVYDICDYDDDRSLRGFTKPVKRISSNLQRQGLLPDHAVPVLKAEYRNGPGRASGFSVHPLVVPLVNDPTDDAEE
- a CDS encoding DUF6408 family protein, encoding MNPVEYAPARRHRLRRILNDIAVGIVANLMVAALTAAANLLF
- a CDS encoding DUF2075 domain-containing protein, with product MLLLKLAAQDLLTLNSRHRMVPHLAARWRHFRGADASESERAAWAESLVSLATELVAADRGNVEMIVECAVTLDEADRPDGPRLIDVVLVGRHPQEQHMSVQLVELKRWSTVTRVEQATADWVRTSGMDKKEHPVLQLREYYEAFTGSRGPLVGADTDFECGGFAFLHNATEDSVRPLLDVDAPTGPYAQVYTNDRREDLRSNLRKAFAEEGAASAAEKLMRGMGLRNTPLLDAMIWARGDDTVFTLRGRQKAVADQILETAANVLPDPRHPALVPDERRVVFLVTGGAGTGKSAIGLQIKAELESQGRTVKYASGSRAFNGAIQEHVGYGDREFRETFTYFSSFVTPPDPPLDVLICDEAHRLRDRSTSRFWKPEQQGTQPQVDELLNASRLTVFFLDEGQSVRPNEVGTVELIKDAAQRHGALLKPFGLREQFRCGGSDAYIRWVRALLGVSGEPDDWKPDGLMHVEVAETPEELERIIRSEALAGASARMVAGYCWPWTKPLGEEKRLEADVRIGDWHRPWNADSESFCENDAPPSRIWSVHPNGLGQIGCVYTAQGLEWDWCGVIMGDDMVRRDGRWVFRRGKERKLEDSDVKRVGLPGSFDPKVKAGSVDDAEFARLVRHAYHVLMTRASRATVLYSTDEETRRYLKKLVGKVEIHGLRPTWENLPREARVPHLPRPRARGAKRTRRNRKKPGPPEPELRLF